Proteins co-encoded in one Odontesthes bonariensis isolate fOdoBon6 chromosome 24, fOdoBon6.hap1, whole genome shotgun sequence genomic window:
- the atf3 gene encoding cyclic AMP-dependent transcription factor ATF-3 → MIHAPTLSDPFPQSFNRMMLQHSGPSLADISCSAMVPCLSPPGTLTLDDFTNFTPIVKEELRLAIQTKRLSSGLSADVSSDGASSSSDRAFELTRGSGVRREATPEEHERRKRRRERNKVAAAKCRNKKKEKTECLQKESEKLESVNAELKAQIEELKQQKQQLVYMLNLHRPTCIVRAQNGQTPEDERNLFIQHIKESTLQLHNLTSNVCTSTVAPLDAGVLSLDHIQCPSPL, encoded by the exons ATGATCCACGCGCCCACTTTATCTGATCCATTCCCTCAGAGCTTTAACAG AATGATGCTGCAGCACTCGGGTCCCTCGCTGGCTGATATCAGCTGCTCCGCCATGGTTCCGTGCCTTTCCCCGCCGGGCACGCTCACCCTGGACGACTTCACAAATTTCACACCAATCGTGAAAGAGGAGCTCCGGCTGGCTATCCAGACCAAGCGTCTGTCCAGCGGGCTCAGCGCCGACGTGAGCTCCGACGGCGCCAGCTCCAGCTCGGACCGAGCCTTCGAGCTTACGCGCGGGTCTGGGGTCAGGAGAGAG GCGACACCAGAAGAGCacgagaggaggaagaggaggagggagaggaacaAAGTTGCGGCTGCAAAGTGCCGCaacaagaagaaggaaaagacAGAGTGTTTGCAGAAG GAGTCAGAGAAACTGGAGAGCGTGAACGCAGAGCTGAAAGCTCAGATCGAGGAGctgaagcagcagaagcagcagctggTCTACATGCTCAACCTGCACCGGCCCACCTGCATCGTCCGAGCACAGAACGGCCAGACGCCCGAGGATGAAAGAAACCTTTTCATCCAGCACATCAAGGAGAGCACCTTACAACTCCACAACCTCACCTCCAATGTGTGCACCTCCACAGTAGCACCACTGGATGCAGGAGTTCTGAGCCTCGATCACATCCagtgtcccagtcctctatgA